A genomic window from Antedon mediterranea chromosome 4, ecAntMedi1.1, whole genome shotgun sequence includes:
- the LOC140047164 gene encoding haloacid dehalogenase-like hydrolase domain-containing protein 3 encodes MKNVLKLLTFDVNNTIIKVRHSVGHHYSKTASAFGVEADPAKVQSAFLEAYREQKSTQPNYGDGLDTTTERWWTDIVKKTFILQGHSNIETLEQIGAKLYQDFLEPSYWDVFPDVKNVLSYLNKQGMCVGVISNFDERLIQVLKNLELAHHFSFIIPSIFAKYQKPQPQIFQKALDLMKVAPNECLHIGDSVKNDYYAAQDIGMNALIIDRDGTLQRNHPDINRMHFINNLEDLKQFVDSS; translated from the coding sequence ATGAAGAATGTGTTGAAGCTCTTGACGTTTGACGTCAACAATACAATCATCAAAGTACGTCATTCCGTCGGTCATCATTACTCTAAAACCGCATCTGCATTTGGCGTTGAGGCAGATCCCGCAAAAGTTCAGTCGGCATTTTTAGAAGCCTACAGAGAACAGAAATCTACGCAACCAAATTATGGAGACGGGTTGGATACTACCACCGAAAGATGGTGGACAGATATCGTCAAAAAAACCTTTATTTTACAAGGTCATTCAAATATAGAAACGCTTGAACAAATAGGAGCGAAACTGTACCAGGATTTTCTAGAACCTAGTTATTGGGATGTTTTTCCTGACGTTAAAAATGTGTTAAGTtatttaaacaaacaagggaTGTGCGTAGgtgtaatttcaaattttgatGAGCGACTAATTCAAGTTTTAAAGAATCTAGAACTAGCGCATCATTTCTCGTTCATCATCCCTTCCATTTTTGCAAAATACCAGAAACCACAACCACAAATTTTTCAAAAGGCTTTAGATCTGATGAAGGTGGCGCCAAACGAATGCTTACATATTGGCGATAGtgttaaaaatgattattacgCTGCGCAAGATATTGGGATGAATGCTCTTATTATAGACAGAGATGGTACGCTTCAAAGAAATCATCCAGATATTAATAGAATgcattttataaacaatttagaaGATTTGAAACAATTTGTTGACTCATCATAA